The Vicia villosa cultivar HV-30 ecotype Madison, WI linkage group LG1, Vvil1.0, whole genome shotgun sequence genome includes a region encoding these proteins:
- the LOC131643653 gene encoding probable aquaporin NIP5-1, which produces MTESETGTPTAASVPPTPETPGGPLFSSVRIDSLDRESFAMGRCNMCLPGAKSNGCIGVRIPSVSLTQKIGAEFVGTFILIYAATAGPIVNNKYAGAETLMGNAACAGLTVMFIILSIGHISGAHLNPSLTIAFAAFRHFPWAHVPAYIAAQVSASICACYALKVVYHPFLSGGVTVPTVSIGQAFASEFIITFILLFVVTAVATDTRAVGELAGIAVGATVLLNILITGPTSGGSMNPVRTLGPAVAAGNYKHIWIYLVAPTLGALAGSGVYTLVKLRDDEAEPVQPVRSFRR; this is translated from the exons atgacGGAATCGGAAACAGGAACACCAACGGCGGCGTCAGTGCCACCAACACCGGAAACTCCGGGAGGGCCATTATTCTCGTCGGTGAGAATTGATTCACTTGACCGTGAGTCTTTTGCAATGGGGAGGTGCAACATGTGTTTGCCGGGTGCTAAAAGCAATGGTTGCATCGGTGTTCGAATTCCCAGTGTCTCTCTCACTCAGAAG ATTGGAGCAGAGTTTGTAGGAACATTCATACTGATCTATGCAGCAACAGCAGGACCAATAGTGAACAACAAATACGCTGGAGCAGAAACACTCATGGGAAATGCAGCCTGTGCTGGTTTAACAGTCATGTTCATTATTCTCTCAATTGGTCATATCTCAGGTGCACATCTCAATCCATCACTCACCATTGCGTTCGCGGCGTTTCGCCATTTTCCATGGGCACATGTTCCGGCCTACATTGCAGCACAAGTCTCTGCATCGATCTGCGCTTGTTATGCTCTCAAAGTTGTTTATCACCCTTTCCTCTCTGGTGGTGTAACTGTCCCTACTGTTAGCATTGGACAAGCTTTTGCATCTGAGTTTATCATCACCTTTATTCTCTTGTTCGTTGTCACTGCTGTTGCTACTGATACTCGCGCGGTTGGTGAATTGGCTGGTATTGCTGTTGGAGCTACAGTTTTGCTCAACATTCTCATTACAGG gcCAACAAGTGGTGGTTCGATGAACCCAGTGCGCACCTTAGGTCCAGCGGTTGCAGCAGGAAACTACAAACATATCTGGATATATTTGGTGGCGCCGACGCTTGGTGCGCTTGCTGGTTCTGGAGTTTATACGCTTGTCAAGCTGCGTGACGATGAAGCTGAACCGGTGCAACCAGTCAGAAGTTTCCGTCGCTAG
- the LOC131643652 gene encoding probable aquaporin NIP5-1 produces the protein MPELDRGTSTELPVTPDTPGGPLFSSVRIDSPERDSFTMPRCNMCMPKNMGVRIPSVSLTQKIGAEFVGTFILIYVATAGPIVNNKYEGVETLIGNAACAGLTVMAIIFSIGHISGAHLNPALTIAFAAFRHFPWAHVPAYIAAQVSASICAAFALKTIYRPFLSGGVTLPTVSVGQAFATEFIITFILLFVATAVATDTRAVGEMAGIAVGATVIVNILISGPTSSGSMNPVRTLGPAIAAGNYKNIWIYFVAPTLGALAGSGAYTLVKLREEDNNEAEQQPLPVRSYSH, from the exons atgcCGGAATTAGACAGAGGAACATCAACGGAGTTGCCGGTGACACCGGACACACCGGGAGGACCATTATTTTCGTCGGTGAGAATTGATTCTCCTGAACGTGATTCTTTTACAATGCCGAGGTGCAACATGTGCATGCCCAAAAATATGGGTGTTCGAATTCCGAGTGTTTCTCTAACTCAGAAG ATTGGAGCAGAGTTTGTAGGAACATTCATACTGATATATGTAGCAACAGCAGGACCAATAGTGAACAACAAATACGAAGGTGTAGAAACGCTTATAGGAAATGCAGCCTGTGCTGGTTTAACAGTCATGGCAATTATTTTCTCAATTGGTCATATCTCAGGCGCACACCTCAATCCGGCACTCACCATTGCATTTGCGGCGTTTCGCCATTTTCCATGGGCACATGTTCCTGCCTACATTGCAGCGCAAGTCTCTGCATCGATCTGCGCTGCTTTTGCTCTCAAAACTATTTATCGTCCTTTCCTCTCTGGTGGTGTTACTCTCCCTACCGTTAGCGTTGGACAAGCTTTTGCAACCGAGTTTATCATCACTTTTATTCTCTTGTTTGTTGCAACTGCTGTTGCTACGGATACTCGCGCA GTTGGTGAAATGGCTGGTATTGCGGTTGGAGCTACAGTTATAGTCAACATTCTGATCTCAGG GCCAACAAGTAGTGGTTCAATGAACCCGGTTCGCACCTTAGGTCCAGCCATTGCAGCAGGAAACTACAAAAATATCTGGATATATTTTGTGGCGCCGACGCTTGGTGCGCTTGCTGGTTCTGGAGCTTATACGCTTGTCAAGCTCCGTGAAGAAGACAACAACGAAGCTGAACAGCAGCCGCTACCGGTTAGGAGCTACAGTCACTAG
- the LOC131643651 gene encoding probable choline kinase 1, with amino-acid sequence MAIKTIELLKGCASQEELMEVIATVASDLGDVIDDVKSLEVIPLKGAMTNEVFQINWPARNGSDLRKVLVRLYGEGVEIFFNREEEIRTFECISKHGQGPRLLARFTTGRVEEFIHARTLSARDLRDPEISPLIASKMREFHKLHMPGTKKAHIWQRMRKWVGEAKSLCSPKDAKKFGLENLDDEINILEKELCEGYQEIGFCHNDLQYGNIMIDEEARSITLIDYEYASYNPIAYDLANHFSEMAADYHTDTPHVLDYTKYPELEERQRFIRAYLSSEGKKPNNAKVNQVVTAVEKYTLANHLFWGLWGLISSYVNKIEFDYKEYARQRFQQYWLRKPTLLDTPTIVSQNETVNGSLPLASCV; translated from the exons ATGGCTATTAAGACGATTGAATTGTTGAAAGGGTGTGCATCCCAAGAAGAATTAATGGAAGTGATTGCTACTGTGGCTTCGGATTTAGGAGATGTGATCGATGATGTGAAAAGCTTGGAAGTGATTCCGTTGAAAGGTGCAATGACCAATGAGGTTTTTCAGATAAATTGGCCTGCAAGAAATGGTTCTGATCTTAGAAAGGTTTTGGTTCGATTGTATGGAGAAGGGGTTGAGATTTTCTTTAATAGGGAAGAGGAAATTCGAACCTTTGAGTGTATATCGAAGCATGGTCAGGGGCCACGTCTTCTTGCTCGGTTTACAACTGGTCGTGTTGAGGAGTTTATTCATGCCAGA ACTCTCTCGGCTCGTGACCTCCGTGACCCCGAAATATCACCTCTGATAGCGTCTAAGATGAGAGAATTCCATAAGCTTCATATGCCTGGTACAAAGAAGGCTCATATTTGGCAGAGAATGAGGAAGTGGGTTGGCGAAGCCAAAAGTTTATGCTCCCCAAAGGATGCAAAGAAATTCGGGCTAGAGAATCTAGACGATGAGATAAATATCCTAGAGAAGGAGTTATGCGAAGGATATCAAGAGATTGGTTTCTGTCACAATGACTTACAATACGGTAACATTATGATCGACGAAGAGGCTCGTTCAATCACTCTAATT GACTATGAATACGCGAGTTACAATCCTATTGCGTATGACCTCGCAAATCATTTCAGTGAAATGGCAGCAGATTACCATACCGATACACCTCATGTTCTTGACTATACCAAATATCCTG AACTCGAGGAGCGTCAAAGGTTTATTCGCGCCTATCTCAGCTCTGAAGGCAAGAAACCGAACAATGCTAAAGTGAACCAAGTTGTGACTGCTGTGGAAAAATACACTCTTGCAAACCATCTATTTTGGGGCTTATGGGGACTTATTTCG AGTTATGTGAACAAAATTGAGTTTGATTACAAGGAATATGCAAGGCAGAGGTTTCAACAATACTGGTTAAGAAAGCCTACTTTATTGGACACACCAACCATTGTTTCACAAAATGAAACTGTAAATGGTTCTCTACCACTAGCATCATGTGTCTGA